A DNA window from Streptomyces parvus contains the following coding sequences:
- a CDS encoding sugar phosphate isomerase/epimerase, which produces MPRPFTLFTGQWADLPLEEVCKHARDFGYDGLELACWGDHFEVDKALTDPGYLDTRHQLLDKYGLKCFAISNHLVGQAVCDHPIDERHQGILPARIWGDGESEGVRQRAAAEIADTARAAAAFGVDTVIGFTGSSIWHLVAMFPPVPPHMIERGYEDFAERWNPILDVFDAEGVRFAHEVHPSEIAYDYWTTKRALEAVDHRPAFGLNFDPSHFVWQDLDPVGFLYDFRDRIYHVDCKEARKRLDGRNGRLGSHLPWGDPRRGWDFVSAGHGDVPWEDVFRMLRSIGYEGPVSVEWEDAGMDRLTGAPEALASLKRFDFDPPSASFDAAFGGGE; this is translated from the coding sequence ATGCCCCGCCCCTTCACCCTCTTCACCGGCCAGTGGGCCGACCTCCCGCTGGAGGAGGTCTGCAAGCACGCCCGCGACTTCGGCTACGACGGGCTCGAACTCGCCTGCTGGGGAGACCACTTCGAGGTCGACAAGGCGCTGACCGACCCCGGCTACCTGGACACCCGGCACCAACTGCTCGACAAGTACGGGCTGAAGTGCTTCGCGATCTCCAACCACCTCGTCGGGCAGGCCGTCTGCGACCACCCGATCGACGAACGCCACCAGGGCATCCTGCCCGCCCGCATCTGGGGCGACGGTGAGTCCGAAGGTGTACGGCAGCGGGCCGCCGCCGAGATCGCCGACACCGCGCGGGCCGCCGCCGCCTTCGGGGTGGACACGGTCATCGGGTTCACCGGCTCTTCGATCTGGCACCTCGTCGCGATGTTCCCGCCCGTCCCCCCGCACATGATCGAGCGGGGCTACGAGGACTTCGCCGAGCGGTGGAACCCGATCCTGGACGTCTTCGACGCCGAGGGGGTGCGCTTCGCCCACGAGGTGCACCCGAGCGAGATCGCGTACGACTACTGGACCACCAAACGCGCGCTCGAAGCGGTGGACCACCGGCCGGCGTTCGGGCTGAACTTCGACCCGAGCCATTTCGTCTGGCAGGACCTGGACCCGGTCGGATTCCTCTACGACTTCCGCGACCGGATCTACCACGTGGACTGCAAGGAGGCCCGCAAGCGCCTCGACGGCCGCAACGGCCGCCTCGGCTCGCATCTGCCGTGGGGCGACCCCCGGCGCGGCTGGGACTTCGTCTCCGCGGGCCACGGCGACGTTCCCTGGGAGGACGTCTTCCGGATGCTCCGGTCCATCGGCTACGAGGGCCCGGTCTCGGTCGAGTGGGAGGACGCCGGCATGGACCGGCTGACCGGAGCCCCGGAAGCGCTTGCCAGCCTCAAGCGGTTCGACTTCGACCCGCCGTCCGCCTCCTTCGACGCGGCTTTCGGCGGCGGCGAGTAG
- a CDS encoding ThuA domain-containing protein, producing MHRTRKRLLARTRVRKTLALFTGGLLAAATLTLGSAPGATAHPGHPGHEEPVAEDFQQVTLAKGAEETGEPMSLAVLPDRSVLHTSRGGELRITDSAGNTRISGTLPVYTHDEEGLQGVGVDPNFAENRAIYLFYAPPMDTPAGDAPETGTAADFAKFDGVNRLSRFVLNEDGTLDTASEKKVLDVPTSRGICCHVGGDIDFDKDGNLYLSTGDDTNPFASDGFTPIDERPDRNPAFDARRTSGNTNDLRGKILRIKVADDGSYTIPEGNLFEPGTDKTRPEIYAMGFRNPFRFSVDQATGTVYVGDYGPDAGAADPKRGPAGKVEFARVTKAANFGWPFCVGDNEPYIDYDFATKTSGAAFDCAAPKNESPHNTGLVDLPPAEAAWIPYDGGSVPEFGTGSESPMGGPVYRYDADLDSPVKFPEAYDGDFFAGEFGRRWIKRIEQDADGAVQSINDVPWSGTQIMDMAFGPDGALYVLDYGLAWFGGDENSALYRIENATGGRSPIAEASANKTSGTAPLKVKFSSAGTADGDDDPLTYSWDFGDGGTSTAANPTYTYRKNGTYTATLTAEDPTGRTGSASVHVTVGNTAPTVELVLPEDGQLFEFGDSVPFKVNVSDPEDGTIDCTKVEVKFTLGHDSHGHDITTEHGCEGTIKTAMEGGHDPNANIYGGISASYTDNGGGGQAKLTGKDASRLQPKHRQAEHFDDSSGVTTPSKSSAHGGKTVGDIHNDDWISFKTYVLGNTTKLTARISSAGSGGFLEVRTGSPTGKILGSGPVPVTGSWDTFQDVDIPLRGAPKKQTELFLVFKGGDGALYDVDDFELSNTPVDKTAKRVLVFSKTAGFRHDSIPTGIEALKEIGKDTNITVDSTESAAQFTTSNLARYDAVAFLSTTGDVLNAEQQKAFENYVATGGGYVGIHAAADTEYDWEFYGGLVGAHFDSHPQIQPATVRVEDHDHPATAHLGEEWERTDEWYNYRTNPRDKAKVLATLDETTYTGGNMKGDHPISWCQTYQGGRSFYTGLGHTKESYAEPAFRSHVLGGLRYATGQVKADCKPDTDYRPIFNGKTLEGWKQAGPGKFSVSGGALHSEGGMGLLTYQAKELKSYSLKLDWKMAGDDNSGIFVGFPESDDPWSAVDNGYEIQIDATDAADRTTGAVYTFKSANIKARDRVLRPPGQWNSYEIKVQGERLQVFLNGAKINDFTNTDPARSLKDGYIGLQNHGADDQVSFRNIQLKELPSK from the coding sequence GTGCACAGAACCAGAAAGCGGCTCCTGGCCCGGACCCGCGTCCGCAAGACCCTCGCGCTGTTCACCGGCGGACTGCTCGCCGCCGCCACCCTGACCCTCGGCTCCGCCCCCGGCGCCACCGCCCACCCGGGCCACCCGGGGCACGAGGAGCCCGTGGCGGAGGACTTCCAGCAGGTCACCCTCGCCAAGGGCGCCGAGGAGACCGGCGAGCCCATGTCGCTCGCCGTCCTCCCCGACCGCAGCGTGCTGCACACCTCGCGCGGCGGCGAGCTGCGGATCACCGACAGCGCCGGCAACACCAGGATCTCCGGCACCCTCCCCGTGTACACGCACGACGAGGAGGGCCTCCAAGGCGTCGGCGTCGACCCGAACTTCGCCGAGAACCGGGCGATCTACCTCTTCTACGCGCCCCCGATGGACACCCCGGCGGGCGACGCCCCCGAGACCGGAACCGCCGCCGACTTCGCGAAGTTCGACGGTGTCAACCGGCTCTCCCGCTTCGTCCTCAACGAGGACGGCACCCTCGACACCGCCAGCGAGAAGAAGGTCCTGGACGTCCCCACCTCGCGCGGCATCTGCTGCCACGTCGGTGGTGACATCGACTTCGACAAGGACGGCAACCTCTACCTCTCGACCGGCGACGACACCAACCCCTTCGCCTCCGACGGCTTCACCCCGATCGACGAACGCCCCGACCGCAACCCGGCGTTCGATGCCCGCCGCACCTCGGGCAACACCAACGACCTGCGCGGCAAGATCCTGCGCATCAAGGTCGCCGACGACGGCTCCTACACCATTCCCGAGGGCAACCTCTTCGAGCCGGGCACCGACAAGACCCGCCCCGAGATCTACGCGATGGGCTTCCGCAACCCCTTCCGCTTCTCCGTCGACCAGGCCACCGGCACCGTGTACGTCGGTGACTACGGCCCCGACGCGGGCGCTGCCGATCCAAAGCGCGGACCGGCGGGGAAGGTCGAGTTCGCCCGCGTGACGAAGGCCGCCAACTTCGGCTGGCCCTTCTGCGTCGGCGACAACGAGCCGTACATCGACTACGACTTCGCCACCAAGACCTCCGGCGCAGCCTTCGACTGCGCCGCCCCGAAGAACGAGTCGCCGCACAACACCGGACTCGTCGACCTGCCGCCGGCCGAGGCCGCGTGGATCCCGTACGACGGCGGCTCCGTGCCCGAGTTCGGCACCGGATCCGAGTCGCCGATGGGCGGACCCGTCTACCGCTACGACGCGGACCTGGACTCCCCGGTCAAGTTCCCCGAGGCCTACGACGGCGACTTCTTCGCCGGCGAGTTCGGCCGCCGGTGGATCAAGCGCATCGAGCAGGACGCCGACGGCGCCGTCCAGTCCATCAACGACGTGCCCTGGTCCGGCACCCAGATCATGGACATGGCCTTCGGGCCGGACGGGGCCCTGTACGTCCTCGACTACGGCCTCGCCTGGTTCGGCGGCGACGAGAACTCTGCGCTCTACCGGATCGAGAACGCCACCGGAGGCCGCTCGCCCATCGCGGAGGCCTCGGCGAACAAGACCTCGGGTACCGCGCCGCTGAAGGTGAAGTTCTCCTCGGCCGGCACGGCGGACGGTGACGACGACCCGCTGACCTACTCCTGGGACTTCGGTGACGGCGGCACCTCCACCGCCGCCAACCCGACGTACACGTACAGGAAGAACGGCACCTACACCGCCACCCTCACCGCGGAGGACCCGACCGGCCGCACCGGCTCCGCCAGCGTCCACGTCACCGTCGGCAACACCGCCCCGACCGTGGAGCTGGTGCTCCCCGAGGACGGGCAGCTCTTCGAGTTCGGTGACTCCGTGCCGTTCAAGGTGAACGTCAGCGACCCGGAGGACGGGACCATCGACTGCACCAAGGTCGAGGTCAAGTTCACCCTGGGCCACGACAGCCACGGCCACGACATCACCACCGAGCACGGCTGCGAGGGCACCATCAAGACCGCCATGGAAGGCGGCCACGACCCCAACGCCAACATCTACGGCGGCATCTCGGCCTCGTACACCGACAACGGTGGTGGCGGCCAGGCCAAGCTGACCGGCAAGGACGCCTCCCGGCTCCAGCCCAAGCACCGCCAGGCCGAGCACTTCGACGACTCCTCCGGCGTCACCACCCCGAGCAAGTCCAGTGCGCACGGCGGGAAGACCGTCGGCGACATCCACAACGACGACTGGATCTCCTTCAAGACCTACGTCCTCGGCAACACCACCAAGCTCACCGCCCGGATCTCCTCGGCCGGCTCCGGCGGCTTCCTCGAAGTCCGCACGGGATCGCCCACCGGCAAGATCCTCGGCTCCGGACCCGTCCCGGTGACCGGCAGCTGGGACACCTTCCAGGACGTCGACATCCCGCTGCGCGGCGCGCCCAAGAAGCAGACCGAACTCTTCCTCGTCTTCAAGGGCGGCGACGGAGCGCTCTACGACGTCGACGACTTCGAACTCTCCAACACCCCGGTCGACAAGACCGCCAAGCGCGTCCTGGTCTTCTCCAAGACCGCCGGATTCCGCCACGACTCGATCCCCACCGGCATCGAGGCCCTGAAGGAGATCGGCAAGGACACCAACATCACGGTCGACTCCACCGAGTCCGCCGCCCAGTTCACCACCAGCAACCTGGCCCGCTACGACGCCGTCGCGTTCCTCTCCACCACCGGTGACGTGCTCAACGCCGAGCAGCAGAAGGCGTTCGAGAACTACGTGGCCACCGGCGGCGGTTACGTCGGCATCCACGCCGCCGCCGACACCGAGTACGACTGGGAGTTCTACGGCGGCCTCGTCGGCGCCCACTTCGACTCGCACCCGCAGATCCAGCCCGCCACCGTCCGCGTCGAGGACCACGACCACCCCGCCACCGCCCATCTGGGCGAGGAGTGGGAGCGCACCGACGAGTGGTACAACTACCGCACCAACCCCCGGGACAAGGCCAAGGTTCTCGCCACGCTCGACGAGACCACCTACACCGGCGGGAACATGAAGGGCGACCACCCCATCTCCTGGTGCCAGACCTACCAGGGAGGCCGCTCCTTCTACACCGGACTCGGCCACACCAAGGAGTCCTACGCCGAACCGGCCTTCCGCAGCCACGTCCTGGGCGGGCTGCGCTACGCCACCGGCCAGGTCAAGGCCGACTGCAAGCCGGACACCGACTACCGGCCGATCTTCAACGGCAAGACGCTGGAGGGGTGGAAGCAGGCGGGCCCGGGGAAGTTCTCCGTCAGCGGCGGAGCCCTGCACTCCGAGGGCGGCATGGGCCTGCTCACCTACCAGGCCAAGGAGCTGAAGTCCTACTCGCTGAAGCTCGACTGGAAGATGGCCGGCGACGACAACTCCGGCATCTTCGTGGGCTTCCCGGAGTCCGACGACCCGTGGTCGGCGGTCGACAACGGGTACGAGATCCAGATCGACGCCACCGACGCCGCCGACCGCACCACCGGCGCCGTCTACACCTTCAAATCCGCCAACATCAAGGCCCGTGACCGCGTCCTGCGGCCCCCGGGACAGTGGAACAGCTACGAGATCAAGGTCCAGGGCGAACGTCTGCAGGTCTTCCTCAACGGAGCGAAGATCAACGACTTCACCAACACCGACCCGGCCCGGAGTCTGAAGGACGGCTACATCGGCCTCCAGAACCACGGAGCCGACGACCAGGTGTCCTTCCGCAACATCCAACTGAAGGAGCTGCCCTCGAAGTAG
- a CDS encoding inositol-3-phosphate synthase, with product MTAHADREGRTDAPGRTDAPLTSEAPGLAGTAGRTGVWFIGARGSVATTATAGCAAIAAGLHPPAGMVTETPPFADSGLPALADLVFGGHDTLDCPLSKRAEALADGGVLPHGLPPAVRAELDAADAEIRPGGPLPGDTRTDQELIAAFAADLTDFAHRHDLARTVVVNVASTEPAPGPGDPRLPASSLYAAAALRAGCSYANFTPSTGLRTPALTDTVASSGLPHAGRDGKTGQTLLRSVLAPMFLQRALAVRAWSGSNLLGGGDGAALADPAAAAAKNAGKERVLADTFGTAPEGEVHIDDVPAMGDWKTAWDHIAFDGFLGSRMVLQTIWQGCDSALAAPLVLDLARLLARAHETGISGPLPELGFYFKDPDGGTSAALAEQYATLLAFAERLRDQA from the coding sequence GTGACCGCTCACGCCGACCGTGAAGGCCGTACCGACGCCCCAGGCCGCACCGACGCGCCGCTCACCTCCGAGGCCCCCGGCCTCGCGGGGACCGCGGGCCGCACCGGCGTCTGGTTCATCGGAGCACGCGGCTCCGTGGCGACCACCGCCACCGCGGGCTGCGCCGCCATCGCTGCGGGCCTCCACCCGCCGGCCGGCATGGTCACCGAGACGCCCCCCTTCGCCGACAGCGGACTGCCCGCCCTGGCCGACCTGGTCTTCGGCGGCCACGACACCCTCGACTGCCCGCTGTCCAAGCGGGCCGAGGCGCTGGCCGACGGCGGCGTCCTCCCGCACGGGCTCCCCCCGGCCGTACGCGCCGAACTCGACGCCGCCGACGCCGAAATCCGCCCCGGCGGGCCCCTCCCCGGCGACACCCGGACCGACCAGGAACTCATCGCCGCGTTCGCCGCCGACCTCACCGACTTCGCCCACCGCCACGACCTGGCCCGCACCGTCGTCGTCAACGTCGCCTCCACCGAACCCGCCCCCGGACCCGGCGACCCCCGGCTGCCCGCCAGCTCCCTCTACGCGGCCGCCGCCCTGCGCGCCGGCTGCTCCTACGCCAACTTCACCCCGTCCACCGGGCTGCGCACCCCCGCGCTCACCGACACCGTCGCCTCCAGCGGACTTCCCCACGCCGGACGCGACGGCAAGACCGGCCAGACGCTGCTCCGCTCCGTGCTCGCCCCGATGTTCCTCCAGCGCGCCCTCGCCGTACGGGCGTGGTCCGGGTCGAACCTCCTGGGCGGCGGGGACGGGGCGGCGCTGGCCGATCCGGCGGCGGCCGCCGCCAAGAACGCGGGGAAGGAACGCGTCCTCGCCGACACCTTCGGCACCGCCCCCGAGGGCGAGGTGCACATCGACGACGTGCCCGCCATGGGGGACTGGAAGACCGCCTGGGACCACATCGCCTTCGACGGCTTCCTCGGCTCCCGCATGGTCCTCCAGACCATCTGGCAGGGCTGCGACTCCGCCCTCGCCGCCCCGCTGGTCCTGGACCTGGCACGGCTGCTCGCCCGCGCCCACGAGACCGGGATCAGCGGACCCCTGCCGGAGCTCGGCTTCTACTTCAAGGACCCCGACGGCGGTACATCGGCGGCACTCGCCGAGCAGTACGCCACCTTGCTCGCCTTCGCCGAGCGGCTGCGGGACCAGGCATGA
- a CDS encoding SCO3242 family prenyltransferase encodes MRPRGRALRAALVAALAALPAGPGRRNGFAHGVVPNAVTHDSLSGAGGTAPAPDRPGPPPTGGSGAESADADPDRPEEASGPGTGSDTGRRAPRRRLRAWAELLRVSALFSVPGDALAGACAVGRRPGRGTALAIGASLCLYEAGMALNDWADRDEDAVDRPHRPIPSGRISPAAALGAAGVLTAAGLALAARAGRPALTVATGLGATVWAYDLHLKHTKAGPAAMAAARSLDLLLGATAAVTATGTARGTGAGAADGGSRPDNVAGPITTAGATRTPGPGAAVLPPPARGGLKAALPALPAALVLGAHTYGVTAVSRHETQGGSTGTPLAVLATTTALAAAVLGERWGRWGQRPGGLPGPSAAPGATPRPDGTLASGLPGRAQAGSGAGPGPAARPESLLGETVADPTRLLILALTGAYVRTAGPPLLHAALNPSPPLTQRAVGGGIRAMIPLQAALAARCGSPLTGLAVMGLVPLARSLARKVSLT; translated from the coding sequence ATGAGGCCGCGGGGGCGAGCCCTCCGGGCCGCACTGGTCGCGGCCCTGGCGGCCCTCCCGGCAGGGCCCGGGAGGCGGAACGGTTTTGCGCACGGCGTGGTTCCGAACGCCGTGACCCATGACAGCCTGTCCGGCGCGGGTGGGACTGCGCCCGCACCGGACAGGCCCGGACCGCCCCCCACGGGCGGGAGCGGGGCAGAGAGCGCGGATGCGGACCCGGACCGCCCGGAAGAGGCCTCCGGGCCGGGTACCGGATCGGACACCGGCCGGCGCGCGCCCCGGCGGCGTCTGCGGGCCTGGGCCGAACTGCTGCGCGTCTCCGCCCTCTTCTCCGTACCCGGGGACGCCCTGGCGGGCGCCTGTGCGGTGGGCCGCCGGCCCGGCCGGGGCACCGCGCTGGCCATCGGCGCGTCGCTCTGCCTGTACGAGGCCGGGATGGCCCTCAACGACTGGGCCGACCGCGACGAGGACGCCGTCGACCGCCCGCACCGGCCGATCCCCTCGGGCCGCATCAGCCCGGCGGCGGCCCTGGGCGCGGCCGGGGTGCTGACCGCCGCGGGCCTCGCCCTGGCCGCCAGGGCGGGCCGCCCCGCACTGACGGTCGCCACGGGCCTGGGCGCCACGGTCTGGGCCTACGACCTGCACCTGAAGCACACGAAGGCGGGCCCGGCGGCCATGGCGGCGGCCCGCTCGCTGGACCTCCTGCTGGGGGCCACGGCTGCGGTGACGGCGACGGGCACGGCCAGGGGCACGGGTGCCGGTGCGGCGGATGGAGGCAGCCGGCCCGACAACGTTGCCGGGCCGATAACGACGGCGGGTGCGACACGAACCCCCGGACCGGGGGCGGCCGTCCTGCCGCCCCCGGCGCGCGGCGGCCTGAAAGCGGCCCTGCCCGCGCTGCCCGCCGCCCTGGTGCTCGGGGCGCACACGTACGGCGTCACCGCCGTATCGCGCCACGAGACGCAGGGCGGCTCCACGGGCACGCCCCTGGCGGTGCTCGCCACGACGACGGCACTCGCGGCAGCGGTGCTGGGGGAGCGGTGGGGGCGGTGGGGGCAGAGGCCGGGCGGCCTCCCCGGGCCGTCCGCGGCTCCCGGCGCGACCCCGCGGCCCGATGGCACGCTCGCAAGCGGCCTTCCCGGCCGGGCGCAGGCCGGCTCCGGCGCAGGCCCGGGGCCTGCGGCACGCCCCGAAAGCCTGCTCGGCGAGACCGTCGCCGATCCCACCCGCCTCCTGATCCTCGCGCTCACCGGCGCCTACGTCCGTACCGCCGGACCACCCCTCCTGCACGCCGCGCTCAACCCGTCGCCGCCCCTGACCCAGCGGGCGGTCGGCGGGGGCATCCGGGCCATGATCCCGCTCCAGGCCGCGCTCGCCGCCCGCTGTGGATCGCCCCTCACCGGTCTCGCCGTCATGGGACTCGTCCCCCTCGCCCGCAGCCTCGCCCGGAAGGTGAGCCTCACATGA
- a CDS encoding sugar phosphate isomerase/epimerase family protein produces the protein MTLHLGYGTNGLTDLRLDDALGLLADLGYEGVGLTLDHMHLDPMAPDLTERTRQVRRRLTSLGLRVTVETGARYVLDPRRKHGPSLLDPDPEARAARTALLVRAVDVAAELGAHAVHCFSGITPPGTSADTAWKRLTEAIAPVLEAADRSGVPLAIEPEPGHLLATLADFHHLRGLLGDPGPLGLTLDIGHCQCLEEASPVECIRDSAPWLRHVQIEDMRRGVHEHLPFGDGEIVFPPVLAALAASDYRGLTVVELPRHSHAGPELARRSIDFLRDAMTRDAGLRTATTATPKGAAPC, from the coding sequence ATGACCCTCCACCTCGGATACGGCACCAACGGGCTCACGGACCTCCGCCTCGACGACGCCCTCGGCCTGCTCGCCGACCTCGGCTACGAGGGCGTCGGCCTGACCCTCGACCACATGCACCTGGACCCGATGGCCCCGGACCTCACCGAGCGCACCCGCCAGGTCCGCCGCCGGCTCACCTCCCTCGGGCTCCGGGTCACCGTGGAGACCGGCGCCCGCTACGTCCTCGACCCGCGCCGCAAGCACGGCCCCTCCCTCCTCGACCCGGACCCCGAGGCCCGGGCCGCCCGCACCGCCCTGCTGGTCCGCGCCGTCGACGTGGCGGCCGAACTCGGCGCGCACGCCGTCCACTGCTTTAGCGGCATCACCCCGCCCGGCACCTCGGCGGACACCGCGTGGAAACGGCTCACCGAAGCGATCGCCCCCGTCCTCGAAGCCGCCGACCGATCCGGCGTCCCCCTGGCGATCGAACCCGAACCCGGTCACCTCCTCGCCACCCTCGCCGACTTCCACCACCTGCGGGGTCTCCTCGGTGACCCGGGGCCGCTCGGCCTCACCCTCGACATCGGCCACTGCCAGTGCCTGGAGGAGGCCTCGCCCGTCGAGTGCATCAGGGACTCCGCCCCCTGGCTCCGGCACGTCCAGATCGAGGACATGCGGCGCGGAGTCCACGAGCACCTGCCGTTCGGCGACGGGGAGATCGTCTTCCCGCCCGTGCTCGCCGCCCTGGCCGCCTCGGACTACCGGGGCCTCACCGTCGTCGAACTGCCCCGGCACTCCCACGCCGGCCCCGAACTGGCCCGCAGGTCGATCGACTTCCTGCGCGACGCCATGACCAGGGACGCCGGCCTCCGCACCGCGACGACCGCCACGCCGAAGGGAGCCGCCCCGTGCTGA
- a CDS encoding EboA domain-containing protein, giving the protein MLTSPDPLRSRKELDAELGGAARAWLDEALAEAAHDAARAATVPGTPRAEASPYASPPWELRYAAAGRHCGPEHADSVRSLLLVEARAPLSSVTRLYEQGTAAERRAVLLTLHLLDLGDTALPLVEDALRANDTRLVAAAVGPYAADHLDPHAWRHAVLKCLFTEVPVAAVARLGDRARGDAELARMLDDFAAERTAAGRPVPEDLRTVLGHARRIPTAAPAPTEES; this is encoded by the coding sequence GTGCTGACGTCCCCCGACCCGCTCAGGTCCCGCAAGGAACTCGACGCCGAACTCGGCGGCGCCGCCCGTGCCTGGCTCGACGAGGCCCTCGCCGAAGCCGCTCACGACGCGGCCCGTGCGGCAACCGTCCCCGGCACACCCCGCGCGGAGGCGAGCCCCTACGCCTCCCCGCCCTGGGAACTGCGCTACGCCGCCGCCGGCCGGCACTGCGGACCGGAGCACGCCGACTCCGTACGCTCCCTCCTGCTCGTCGAGGCCCGCGCCCCGCTGTCCTCCGTCACCCGGCTCTACGAACAGGGCACCGCCGCCGAACGCCGCGCCGTCCTGCTCACCCTGCACCTCCTCGACCTCGGCGACACCGCTCTCCCGCTCGTCGAGGACGCCCTGCGCGCCAACGACACCCGGCTGGTCGCCGCGGCCGTGGGCCCCTACGCCGCCGACCACCTCGACCCGCACGCCTGGCGGCACGCCGTGCTGAAGTGCCTGTTCACCGAGGTGCCCGTCGCGGCCGTCGCCCGGCTCGGCGACCGGGCCCGCGGCGACGCCGAACTCGCCCGCATGCTCGACGACTTCGCCGCCGAACGCACCGCGGCGGGCCGCCCCGTCCCCGAAGACCTCCGCACGGTCCTGGGGCATGCCCGGCGGATCCCGACCGCAGCCCCCGCCCCCACGGAGGAGTCCTGA
- a CDS encoding TatD family hydrolase produces the protein MRIFDPHIHMTSRTTDDYRAMYDAGVRALVEPSFWLGQPRTSPASFFDYFDALLGWEPFRASQYGIAHHCTLALNPKEANDPRCTPVLDALPRYLVKDSVVAVGEIGYDSMTPAEDHALAAQLQLAADHGLPALVHTPHRDKLAGLHRTVDVIRESNLPPEFVLLDHLNETTVKAATDSGCWAGFSIYPDTKMDEDRMVTILQNHGTEKILVNSAADWGKSDPLKTRKVADAMLKAGFTEGDVDQVLWRNPVAFYGQSGRLQLDVLAPDPLHEGNSILRGGE, from the coding sequence ATGCGCATCTTCGACCCCCACATCCACATGACCTCCCGCACCACCGACGACTACCGGGCGATGTACGACGCGGGCGTCCGCGCGCTCGTCGAGCCCTCCTTCTGGCTCGGCCAGCCCCGCACCTCGCCCGCCAGCTTCTTCGACTACTTCGACGCGCTGCTGGGCTGGGAGCCCTTCCGCGCCTCCCAATACGGCATAGCCCACCACTGCACGCTCGCCCTCAATCCCAAAGAGGCGAACGACCCCCGCTGCACACCCGTGCTGGACGCGCTGCCCCGCTATCTCGTGAAGGACTCCGTCGTCGCCGTCGGCGAGATCGGCTACGACTCCATGACCCCGGCCGAGGACCACGCGCTGGCCGCCCAGCTCCAGCTCGCCGCCGACCACGGGCTGCCCGCCCTCGTCCACACCCCGCACCGCGACAAGCTCGCCGGTCTCCACCGCACCGTCGATGTCATCCGCGAATCGAACCTCCCCCCGGAGTTCGTCCTGCTCGACCACCTCAACGAGACAACCGTGAAGGCAGCCACCGACAGCGGCTGCTGGGCCGGCTTCTCCATCTACCCGGACACCAAGATGGACGAGGACCGGATGGTCACCATCCTCCAGAACCACGGCACCGAGAAGATCCTCGTCAATTCGGCCGCCGACTGGGGCAAGAGCGACCCCCTGAAGACCCGCAAGGTCGCCGACGCGATGCTGAAGGCCGGCTTCACCGAGGGCGACGTGGACCAGGTCCTGTGGCGCAACCCCGTCGCCTTCTACGGACAGAGCGGCCGCCTCCAGCTGGACGTGCTCGCCCCCGACCCGCTCCACGAGGGCAACTCCATCCTGCGCGGCGGGGAGTGA